The Syntrophotalea acetylenivorans genome contains the following window.
ACCGGCCAGTGACAAAAGAGCCAGATAAAGACGATAGACCGGTTGGGGCAACGAGACAATTTGCAGTCCCAGGGAGAGGATTGCAATAAAGGCCAATAAGCAGACCATGAATATCTTGCGGGGATTTCTTAACAAACTGGCCGTCAGTATAGCTGCAGAGGAGACCGCCAGCCCCCATAAGAAAAGGCGCCACAAAGAGGGCGGATTGCTATATAGGGGACCGAAAGTAGCGACGGCCACGAAAATCCCCGTAGCCAAAGGGTGGCGCAAGATAAATTGCCACTCTTCAGCGACCTCAGCCCTTGCCCGGTGCCTATGAATAAACACCGCTAAGGCCAAAGCCAAAACAACCTGTAGGACAAAAACCCAGCCCTGCTCCTGAAAGAAACCGGGGTTGAACGATAGTTCTGAGGCCACCCGGGTTCTCGCTGTGTCCCATAGTTCAGCGTTAAATTGCTGGTAATATAGCCCAGAAGCAAAGGAGTGGGCGGTTTTCTTAAACGTTTGCTGACGCAGTTCACTAAGGGTTGATTCAACCCGATTGAGAATCTCAAAGTTATTTTTCTGTACATCCGTCGCATCCTTTTGCATGGATACCAGAGGCGGAGAGGCTTCGCTGACACTTTCCAGAACTTGTTTGGTGATGGATTGAGCGTCCTTAAATGCCTGCTTAGAAACCTGTTGTTGCGCCCCGCTTAATTCCACTTCCCATTTTTCCCAGAAGGATCTTTTCGCCTTCCATTCCTGACTAAGGCCGTCCAGATCCCCTAGCCGGGCCGACAAAACCTCCAACAGTTTTTGGAGTGCGTTTTTTTGTTCCGTTAATCGGTAACGTTCGTCCTGAAGACTTTCAAAGCTCCAGGTCGTCAAGTCACCCAGTTTTGCAATTTGTTGTTCCAGCTCTTCCTGGTTTTGACCGATAGTTTCGAGCTGAGCCGCAAATGATTTCGTATCCGCAATAGCCGTGATTCGGATTTGTATGGCGCTTGCTTGATCTTCCAATTCGGCAAGTCTGGGGATAAGCTCAGCCAGGCCGGGGAAAGGGACCTTGTCTGGCGGTGGGACGACTTGTTCTTGAGCGACAAGAGGAGAAACAAGTCCCAGCAACAGTAATAAGCAGCACAATAGATATTTCACAACACCTCCCAGGTACATAGATAAACTTTCGCCTTACTCTTTCGTAACGTGGGTCGTGCCAAACGCACAACTCCCATCTTCTCTTGCTCTTGCCACTGTTTTAAGCTCAGCTCGCACTTTCGGCAAGCTTTCAGGAAAATTCTTTTGCAGAAAGGCCAGGAGTTTCTCTCGAACCTCGCAGCGAAGATCCCATGCCATGGAGGAATCGGGAGCGCTCATCAATGCACGGAATTCCACGGTTGTTGCCGTGGCATTGGTCGCTTGCAGCTTCCAAACTTTGCCGTCCCAATTTTCTGACCCAGCCAGAATCCGCTGTAACTCATTTCTGAGGGCCTCAACTGGCACGGTGTAATCGGCGTGGAGGAAAACCGACCCAAGAAGGTCGGCAGAAACCCGCGTCCAGTTCTGGAAAGGCTTTTCCAAGAAATAAGTGACGGGAAGGATAATCCGGCGCAAATCCCAGATTCGGACTACCACATAGGTCAAGGTAATCTCTTCGATCCGGCCCCATTCGCCCTCTACGATCACCACGTCGTCGATACGGATCGGTTGGGTAATGGCGATCTGAAGGCCTGCCAGAAGAGTTCCGAGGCTGCGCTGAGCGGCGAAGCCGACGATGATCCCGATCACTCCCGCCGAAGCCAGAAGGCTGGTGCCCAGTTGTCGAATATTTTCAAAGATCATCATCATGCACGCTGCCGCTATAACACAGATGACAACCAGGGTTATTTTGACCAGTACATTAATCTGGGTGTGAACTGCCCGGGCCTTCAGATTGTCCCGGGCTGTGACATCGTATCGGCTAAGAACCAGGTCGCGAAAGATGAATACGGTGCTCCCAAGGAGCCAGGCAACACTGGCAATAAAACCGAGGCTGAAAATGCGTCGGCATACCATCACGGT
Protein-coding sequences here:
- a CDS encoding mechanosensitive ion channel family protein, coding for MNWRMLFEDSQSWDHILFSVCWLLAAAIIGRIIHFLVFRLLQCRAVDSRQNLSVTLLKHLRAPAGLVIPLLSILLIAPALQFPEETVMVCRRIFSLGFIASVAWLLGSTVFIFRDLVLSRYDVTARDNLKARAVHTQINVLVKITLVVICVIAAACMMMIFENIRQLGTSLLASAGVIGIIVGFAAQRSLGTLLAGLQIAITQPIRIDDVVIVEGEWGRIEEITLTYVVVRIWDLRRIILPVTYFLEKPFQNWTRVSADLLGSVFLHADYTVPVEALRNELQRILAGSENWDGKVWKLQATNATATTVEFRALMSAPDSSMAWDLRCEVREKLLAFLQKNFPESLPKVRAELKTVARAREDGSCAFGTTHVTKE